The genomic segment CTAACTGACTCTATTATATTACCTACTATATTAAAGATGGAGGTGGCGGGAATATACATATCGAAACTCCTAACTACTTTACCACCAACAAGTTCAATCTCAAAGAGCTCAAAAACCCACCAAAAAACCCACCAAACTGCACTGCTAAATACGATAACCTTAAACATTTGTCTTAGCAAGTACTTTTTCTCTGCCCTCTTCTGTGGAATGATCATAATGCTTTAAAAAGACCTTTAAATCTACATGTCCAGTAATAGCCATGATATTCTTTGGGGACAATCCCATATCAGACAGCTCAGTAACTATAGAATGTCTAAACATGTGAGGAGTTAATCTCTTTCCTAAAACCTTCTGACTTATTTTAGCAAGATACTGCCTATAGCAATCATCACAATGCTTATTCTTTCTGCTATTCGTAAATAACCAAATAGAATCCTCAT from the Candidatus Kaelpia aquatica genome contains:
- a CDS encoding tyrosine-type recombinase/integrase; amino-acid sequence: MAETLSVKRDNIVWDGLIPVKITIEAEHRKNKNPFILKSIDKSLARVIEHYYKENEDSIWLFTNSRKNKHCDDCYRQYLAKISQKVLGKRLTPHMFRHSIVTELSDMGLSPKNIMAITGHVDLKVFLKHYDHSTEEGREKVLAKTNV